The Rhododendron vialii isolate Sample 1 chromosome 8a, ASM3025357v1 genome has a window encoding:
- the LOC131298000 gene encoding protein NOI4-like, producing MASQEKSRPLPKFGEWDVNYPASADGFTVIFAKARDDKKSNGTAATMAAPPPQRNDHPQRQEQKHQYPIEGTKWFCCC from the exons ATGGCGTCG CAGGAGAAATCTAGGCCTTTGCCAAAATTCGGTGAGTGGGATGTAAATTATCCGGCCTCAGCCGATGGTTTCACAGTCATATTTGCCAAGGCTAGAGATGACAAGAAAAGCAACGGAACTGCTGCAACCATGGCGGCACCACCACCTCAGAGGAACGATCATCCGCAAAGACAAGAACAGAAGCATCAGTATCCTATCGAG GGGACGAAGTGGTTTTGCTGTTGCTGA
- the LOC131297998 gene encoding zinc finger CCCH domain-containing protein 67-like isoform X2: METFESITTSSDPKPRSDEQSLDFDGLTVESLSQKLDNVGLGSNEGQNINGNDRGGVLHPLRPHAEDCPHYVRTGTCKFGLNCRFNHPVTVRRANQVFLSHKAKEGVLEKPENIECKYYLTAEGCKYGKSCRYNHSKAEAEIAPPELNFLGLPIRLGEKECPFYMRNGSCGYGPRCRFHHPNPTGDGGHDPNSSPRNDECSGQFSLPAIHYNGESIPLNASGASHPAQASWSTHVLSDKAVPYYQENHSAYMSTMHFLPQEALPTPEWNGYQAPYFPDESTWHILSLPAAKETYISSQVEEYPERPGVPECDFFKRTGTCKYKSACRYHHPKNQAPKADCVLNDKGLPLRPGRKICRYYEQLGICKFGPACLFDHPVNQNSTFLVRPPIR; encoded by the exons ATGGAGACTTTTGAATCAATCACCACCAGTTCTGATCCCAAACCCCGATCGGACGAGCAATCTCTCGATTTCGATGGTTTAACGGTGGAATCTTTGTCTCAGAAGTTAGACAACGTAGGGCTGGGATCGAACGAGGGCCAGAACATCAACGGCAATGATCGGGGCGGCGTGTTGCACCCACTCCGGCCTCACGCCGAGGATTGCCCGCATTACGTTCGGACGGGGACGTGTAAGTTTGGGCTGAATTGCAGGTTTAATCACCCTGTGACTGTGAGAAGGGCAAATCAGGTATTTTTGAGTCAT aAGGCCAAGGAGGGGGTTTTGGAGAAACCTGAGAATATAGAATGCAAG TATTACCTCACAGCAGAAGGGTGCAAATATGGAAAATCCTGTAGATACAATCACTCCAAAGCTGAAGCGGAAATTGCTCCTCCGGAGCTCAACTTTCTAGGTTTGCCAATTCGATTG GGAGAAAAAGAGTGTCCTTTTTACATGAGAAATGGTTCCTGTGGATATGGACCTCGCTGCAGGTTTCACCATCCTAATCCTACTGGTGATGGAGGACATGACCCTAATAGCTCACCACGGAATGACGAATGTAGTGGTCAATTTAGCCTTCCTGCAATACATTATAATGGGGAATCTATTCCATTGAATGCATCAGGGGCATCACACCCAGCTCAAGCATCGTGGTCAACGCATGTGCTATCTGATAAAGCTGTTCCATATTACCAAGAGAACCACTCGGCCTACATGTCTACGATGCATTTCCTTCCTCAAGAGGCTCTTCCAACTCCTGAATGGAATGGGTACCAG GCCCCCTATTTTCCAGATGAAAGCACATGGCATATTTTATCACTTCCAGCGGCGAAGGAAACCTATATCTCTAGCCAGGTTGAAGAATACCCAGAACGACCTGGTGTACCCGAGTGTGATTTCTTCAAGAGAACTGGGACTTGTAAATATAAATCTGCATGTAGGTATCACCACCCCAAAAACCAAGCTCCAAAAGCAGATTGTGTTCTGAATGACAAGGGCCTGCCTCTAAGACCG GGCAGGAAAATTTGCCGGTATTATGAACAGTTGGGTATTTGCAAGTTTGGGCCTGCCTGTTTATTCGACCATCCGGTGAATCAAAACTCAACTTTCCTAGTTCGGCCTCCAATAAGGTAG
- the LOC131297998 gene encoding zinc finger CCCH domain-containing protein 67-like isoform X1, whose protein sequence is METFESITTSSDPKPRSDEQSLDFDGLTVESLSQKLDNVGLGSNEGQNINGNDRGGVLHPLRPHAEDCPHYVRTGTCKFGLNCRFNHPVTVRRANQKWGKEKEKEKAKEGVLEKPENIECKYYLTAEGCKYGKSCRYNHSKAEAEIAPPELNFLGLPIRLGEKECPFYMRNGSCGYGPRCRFHHPNPTGDGGHDPNSSPRNDECSGQFSLPAIHYNGESIPLNASGASHPAQASWSTHVLSDKAVPYYQENHSAYMSTMHFLPQEALPTPEWNGYQAPYFPDESTWHILSLPAAKETYISSQVEEYPERPGVPECDFFKRTGTCKYKSACRYHHPKNQAPKADCVLNDKGLPLRPGRKICRYYEQLGICKFGPACLFDHPVNQNSTFLVRPPIR, encoded by the exons ATGGAGACTTTTGAATCAATCACCACCAGTTCTGATCCCAAACCCCGATCGGACGAGCAATCTCTCGATTTCGATGGTTTAACGGTGGAATCTTTGTCTCAGAAGTTAGACAACGTAGGGCTGGGATCGAACGAGGGCCAGAACATCAACGGCAATGATCGGGGCGGCGTGTTGCACCCACTCCGGCCTCACGCCGAGGATTGCCCGCATTACGTTCGGACGGGGACGTGTAAGTTTGGGCTGAATTGCAGGTTTAATCACCCTGTGACTGTGAGAAGGGCAAATCAG AAATGGGGgaaagagaaggagaaagagaAGGCCAAGGAGGGGGTTTTGGAGAAACCTGAGAATATAGAATGCAAG TATTACCTCACAGCAGAAGGGTGCAAATATGGAAAATCCTGTAGATACAATCACTCCAAAGCTGAAGCGGAAATTGCTCCTCCGGAGCTCAACTTTCTAGGTTTGCCAATTCGATTG GGAGAAAAAGAGTGTCCTTTTTACATGAGAAATGGTTCCTGTGGATATGGACCTCGCTGCAGGTTTCACCATCCTAATCCTACTGGTGATGGAGGACATGACCCTAATAGCTCACCACGGAATGACGAATGTAGTGGTCAATTTAGCCTTCCTGCAATACATTATAATGGGGAATCTATTCCATTGAATGCATCAGGGGCATCACACCCAGCTCAAGCATCGTGGTCAACGCATGTGCTATCTGATAAAGCTGTTCCATATTACCAAGAGAACCACTCGGCCTACATGTCTACGATGCATTTCCTTCCTCAAGAGGCTCTTCCAACTCCTGAATGGAATGGGTACCAG GCCCCCTATTTTCCAGATGAAAGCACATGGCATATTTTATCACTTCCAGCGGCGAAGGAAACCTATATCTCTAGCCAGGTTGAAGAATACCCAGAACGACCTGGTGTACCCGAGTGTGATTTCTTCAAGAGAACTGGGACTTGTAAATATAAATCTGCATGTAGGTATCACCACCCCAAAAACCAAGCTCCAAAAGCAGATTGTGTTCTGAATGACAAGGGCCTGCCTCTAAGACCG GGCAGGAAAATTTGCCGGTATTATGAACAGTTGGGTATTTGCAAGTTTGGGCCTGCCTGTTTATTCGACCATCCGGTGAATCAAAACTCAACTTTCCTAGTTCGGCCTCCAATAAGGTAG
- the LOC131336443 gene encoding very-long-chain 3-oxoacyl-CoA reductase 1-like — protein MELCSVAHLKSQPLWLLLLLTLGSISLLKFTLSFLTWVYVNFLRPPKNLKKYGSWALVTGPTDGIGKGFAFQLARKGLNLILVGRNPDKLSEVSDSIRAKFGQTQIKTVVVDFSGDLNEGVDRIEKEIEGLDVGVLVNNVGIAYPYARFFHEVDEKLLADLVKINVEGTTKVTQAVLPGMVKRKRGAIVNIGSGAAIVIPSDPLNAVYAATKAYVDQFSRCLYVEYKKSGIDVQCQVPLYVATKMASIKRSSFFVPSTDGYARAAMRWIGYEPRCTPYWPHSLLWGLANSLPESIIDAWRLRFCLAIRKRGQLKDSRKKE, from the exons ATGGAGCTCTGTTCCGTAGCCCACCTCAAATCCCAGCCCCTCtggctcctcctcctcctaaccCTCGGCTCCATCTCCCTCCTCAAATTCACCCTCTCTTTCCTCACCTGGGTCTACGTCAACTTCCTCCGACCCCCCAAAAACCTCAAGAAATATGGCTCGTGGGCCCTCGTAACCGGACCCACGGACGGCATCGGCAAGGGCTTCGCCTTCCAACTGGCCCGCAAAGGCCTCAACCTGATCCTAGTCGGCCGGAACCCGGATAAACTATCCGAGGTTTCGGATTCGATCCGGGCGAAATTCGGGCAGACCCAGATCAAGACCGTGGTGGTCGACTTCTCCGGCGACTTGAACGAAGGGGTGGATAGGAttgaaaaggagattgaagggTTGGATGTCGGGGTTTTGGTTAATAACGTGGGGATAGCGTATCCTTACGCGAGGTTTTTCCATGAGGTGGACGAGAAGTTGCTGGCGGATTTGGTTAAGATCAACGTCGAGGGAACGACTAAGGTGACTCAGGCGGTTCTGCCCGGGATGGTCAAGAGGAAGAGAGGCGCGATTGTGAATATTGGGTCCGGCGCGGCTATTGTTATCCCTTCTGATCCGTTGAATGCTGTTTATGCGGCCACCAAAGC ATACGTTGATCAATTCTCGAGGTGCCTTTATGTGGAGTACAAGAAAAGCGGGATCGATGTGCAGTGTCAG GTGCCCTTGTATGTGGCGACAAAGATGGCATCAATCAAACGATCCTCATTCTTTGTTCCATCAACTGACGGTTATGCTCGAGCTGCCATGCGGTGGATAGGCTACGAACCGCGTTGCACTCCTTACTGGCCCCACTCTCTTCTGTGGGGATTGGCAAACTCCTTGCCGGAGTCCATTATTGATGCTTGGCGTCTCCGGTTCTGCCTTGCAATTCGAAAGAGGGGTCAGCTCAAAGACTCTAGGAAGAAGGAATAG
- the LOC131298956 gene encoding BAG family molecular chaperone regulator 1-like, with product MIKLRSMRFSRSNSSKLGRSGSDVGAAGKGCGGGEIKWEMRPGGMLVQKRDESGGDGFIIVRVSTVSQWHDITLQPTSTFGELKMILTMVTNLEPREQRLLFKGKEREDGEYLHMVGVRDKDKVLLLEDPAIKERKLLMGLARSGRAMGSPFRTISV from the exons aTGATCAAGCTGAGATCAATGAGGTTTTCCAGAAGCAACAGCTCCAAGCTTGGCAGGTCCGGCAGCGATGTCGGAGCGGCGGGAAAAGGGTGTGGAGGTGGTGAAATCAAGTGGGAGATGCGTCCTGGCGGCATGCTTGTTCAGAAGAGAGATGAGAGTGGTGGAGATGGATTTATCATAGTGAGAGTCTCAACTGTTTCTCAATGGCATGATATCACCCTACAACCAACTTCAACATTTG gaGAACTGAAGATGATATTGACAATGGTGACTAATTTGGAGCCAAGGGAGCAAAGGCTATTGTTCaagggaaaggagagagaagatggtgAATACTTGCACATGGTTGGGGTTAGAGACAAGGACAAGGTTCTTTTATTGGAGGATCCAGCCATCAAGGAGAGAAAACTACTCATGGGTTTGGCAAGATCAGGTCGAGCCATGGGGTCTCCTTTTAGAACCATTAGTGTGTAA